One Miscanthus floridulus cultivar M001 chromosome 11, ASM1932011v1, whole genome shotgun sequence DNA window includes the following coding sequences:
- the LOC136492860 gene encoding uncharacterized protein isoform X1 has protein sequence MGLKEQHPQLDQTDDVINSPASVSDDHHHTPGIPRVSSCSTDNDSGLPLCRVCHCVEPDLRGESALGFLGIAPPSPPRTDTDSTTTTSTSKDAITGPKDDAASAPRFVEFVSPEGEIFVCATDVESGPLHQQDHLVDLGCSCNNDLALAHYACALKWFIIHGSTTCEICGTVAANVRPDDFNKVLASLKDYEALRERTSTGEISYLQHGADTGVDPDAVAAIRRQRLSEISSWFNPHNSHVAVAQGHIDQPQPPLSPTNNSVLEHSVVAATWVHTRWSLESTGVFVATCLVVIILAWLVAPHVGKKAAVICLHMLLGGLCVLTVVISLRFVFPRIQYGSMQYWAILFVSWFLVFGVWASRTRSARSS, from the exons ATGGGCCTCAAGGAGCAGCATCCGCAGCTCGACCAAACTGATGATGTCATCAACTCACCCGCTTCTGTTTCTGACGACCACCACCACACACCAGGCATCCCCCGTGTCTCAAGCTGCAGCACCGACAACGATTCTGGCCTTCCACTTTGCCGAGTCTGTCATTGCGTCGAACCCGATCTGAGAGGCGAGTCCGCTCTCGGATTCTTGGGCATCGCGCCGCCTTCCCCTCCGAGGACTGACACTGACTCCACCACCACGACGTCCACCAGCAAGGATGCCATCACTGGGCCAAAGGATGATGCCGCCAGTGCTCCCAGATTTGTTGAGTTCGTAAGCCCCGAGGGGGAGATATTCGTGTGCGCCACTGACGTCGAATCGGGGCCTCTGCACCAGCAAGACCATCTTGTGGATCTAGGGTGTTCTTGCAACAACGACCTTGCCCTCGCGCATTATGCCTGCGCGTTGAAGTGGTTCATCATCCATGGATCCACCACGTGCGAGATATGTGGAACTGTTGCTGCAAATGTAAGGCCTGACGATTTCAATAAGGTTCTCGCTTCCCTCAAGGATTATGAAGCTCTCAGGGAAAGGACATCCACAGGGGAAATCTCATACTTGCAGCATGGGGCAGATACTGGTGTTGATCCAGATGCCGTCGCGGCGATACGAAGGCAGCGGCTTAGCGAGATATCATCTTGGTTCAATCCTCACAACTCTCACGTGGCTGTTGCCCAAGGCCACATTGATCAACCTCAGCCGCCACTTAGTCCAACCAATAATTCTGTTCTGGAGCATAGTGTTGTGGCAGCGACATGGGTACATACAAGATGGAGTTTGGAGAGCACTGGAGTTTTTGTTGCTACCTGCCTAGTTGTCATTATTCTTGCATGGTTGGTTGCTCCACATGTTGGCAAG AAAGCTGCTGTAATCTGTCTTCATATGCTTCTTGGAGGTTTATGCGTATTGACTGTAGTAATATCCCTAAGATTT GTTTTCCCAAGAATCCAGTATGGGTCCATGCAGTATTGGGCAATCTTGTTTGTGTCCTGGTTCCTTGTGTTTGGTGTTTGGGCTTCACGAACACGCAGCGCACGCTCCTCATGA
- the LOC136492860 gene encoding uncharacterized protein isoform X2 codes for MGLKEQHPQLDQTDDVINSPASVSDDHHHTPGIPRVSSCSTDNDSGLPLCRVCHCVEPDLRGESALGFLGIAPPSPPRTDTDSTTTTSTSKDAITGPKDDAASAPRFVEFVSPEGEIFVCATDVESGPLHQQDHLVDLGCSCNNDLALAHYACALKWFIIHGSTTCEICGTVAANVRPDDFNKVLASLKDYEALRERTSTGEISYLQHGADTGVDPDAVAAIRRQRLSEISSWFNPHNSHVAVAQGHIDQPQPPLSPTNNSVLEHSVVAATWVHTRWSLESTGVFVATCLVVIILAWLVAPHVGKVFPRIQYGSMQYWAILFVSWFLVFGVWASRTRSARSS; via the exons ATGGGCCTCAAGGAGCAGCATCCGCAGCTCGACCAAACTGATGATGTCATCAACTCACCCGCTTCTGTTTCTGACGACCACCACCACACACCAGGCATCCCCCGTGTCTCAAGCTGCAGCACCGACAACGATTCTGGCCTTCCACTTTGCCGAGTCTGTCATTGCGTCGAACCCGATCTGAGAGGCGAGTCCGCTCTCGGATTCTTGGGCATCGCGCCGCCTTCCCCTCCGAGGACTGACACTGACTCCACCACCACGACGTCCACCAGCAAGGATGCCATCACTGGGCCAAAGGATGATGCCGCCAGTGCTCCCAGATTTGTTGAGTTCGTAAGCCCCGAGGGGGAGATATTCGTGTGCGCCACTGACGTCGAATCGGGGCCTCTGCACCAGCAAGACCATCTTGTGGATCTAGGGTGTTCTTGCAACAACGACCTTGCCCTCGCGCATTATGCCTGCGCGTTGAAGTGGTTCATCATCCATGGATCCACCACGTGCGAGATATGTGGAACTGTTGCTGCAAATGTAAGGCCTGACGATTTCAATAAGGTTCTCGCTTCCCTCAAGGATTATGAAGCTCTCAGGGAAAGGACATCCACAGGGGAAATCTCATACTTGCAGCATGGGGCAGATACTGGTGTTGATCCAGATGCCGTCGCGGCGATACGAAGGCAGCGGCTTAGCGAGATATCATCTTGGTTCAATCCTCACAACTCTCACGTGGCTGTTGCCCAAGGCCACATTGATCAACCTCAGCCGCCACTTAGTCCAACCAATAATTCTGTTCTGGAGCATAGTGTTGTGGCAGCGACATGGGTACATACAAGATGGAGTTTGGAGAGCACTGGAGTTTTTGTTGCTACCTGCCTAGTTGTCATTATTCTTGCATGGTTGGTTGCTCCACATGTTGGCAAG GTTTTCCCAAGAATCCAGTATGGGTCCATGCAGTATTGGGCAATCTTGTTTGTGTCCTGGTTCCTTGTGTTTGGTGTTTGGGCTTCACGAACACGCAGCGCACGCTCCTCATGA